In Pleurocapsa sp. PCC 7319, the following are encoded in one genomic region:
- a CDS encoding ATP-binding protein, with product MLPRFDSELSDTTIASSADKIGWQNLGAELVFTQDNIGNYLSFWWSKADEHGLKCQDKVYSDISSASSLSKNNVFAPVDFAAYLEKINRVIQRRLPEQCYCLFQCGQVTYSFELVISPILPPEGEPQKVLVMGHLLQKTAMFSFAQNEVPAAIYSYQKLLNQVVREIRRSLDLETIFQQTVNNLGETFAVSRCLILTNYTHFSKLAVEAEYCHPEYRSTSEHQTNWNNEAHYKPALKSAYPVAVDFIGQDILQRKSVLVVSTDCNSKHNVLICLQQCDRYRHWTTAEMELLKEIAEQVDAAISLAKLYREVEQASIQAEEANRLKSDFLANTSHELRTPLNGIIGFLKLLLEGMADNPEEQREFIEEAYKSSIHLLNLINDILDIAKIEAGKMELELTEIELDELFHNVDHLIRTQAEQKNLSFQIKYPATLTPVTMYGNYQRILQVILNLVGNAIKFTREGGIVISAEVNNKKVEFQGQEFLGMVKISVADSGIGVSLEKQNKLFENFYQVDGSRTKSYGGTGLGLAISQKLVEAMGGTISFYSMGEGLGSTVTFTIPLSHLPVIKTVQSET from the coding sequence ATGCTCCCAAGATTTGATTCAGAACTATCTGATACTACTATTGCTTCGTCAGCCGATAAAATCGGGTGGCAGAATTTGGGAGCAGAATTAGTTTTCACCCAAGATAATATAGGTAATTATTTATCTTTTTGGTGGTCAAAAGCTGACGAACACGGATTAAAATGCCAAGACAAGGTTTATTCAGATATTAGTTCAGCTTCGAGTTTATCTAAAAATAATGTATTTGCTCCAGTTGATTTTGCAGCTTATCTAGAAAAGATTAATCGCGTTATTCAACGTCGACTACCTGAACAATGTTATTGCCTATTTCAATGTGGTCAAGTCACCTATTCTTTTGAGTTGGTAATTAGCCCTATACTTCCGCCTGAAGGAGAACCGCAGAAAGTTTTGGTCATGGGGCATTTGCTACAGAAAACTGCTATGTTTTCATTTGCTCAAAATGAAGTACCAGCTGCCATTTACAGCTATCAAAAACTATTAAATCAAGTTGTCCGTGAAATTCGTCGCAGTCTAGATTTAGAGACTATTTTTCAGCAGACGGTCAACAACCTGGGAGAAACTTTTGCCGTCAGTCGCTGCTTAATTCTAACTAACTATACTCATTTTTCTAAACTAGCTGTAGAAGCAGAATATTGTCACCCTGAATACCGCTCAACATCAGAACATCAAACAAATTGGAATAACGAGGCCCATTATAAACCAGCTCTAAAATCCGCTTATCCTGTAGCCGTCGATTTTATCGGACAAGATATTCTGCAACGTAAATCAGTTCTAGTTGTATCAACTGATTGCAATAGTAAACACAATGTTTTGATTTGTTTGCAGCAGTGCGATCGCTATCGTCATTGGACAACGGCAGAAATGGAATTGCTCAAAGAAATTGCCGAACAGGTTGACGCAGCAATATCTTTAGCGAAGCTTTATCGTGAAGTGGAGCAAGCAAGTATTCAAGCAGAAGAAGCAAATCGTCTCAAAAGCGATTTTTTGGCTAATACTTCTCATGAACTTCGTACTCCTCTCAATGGCATTATTGGTTTTTTAAAGTTGCTTCTGGAGGGAATGGCAGATAATCCCGAAGAACAGAGAGAATTTATTGAAGAAGCTTATAAATCCTCAATTCACCTGCTCAATTTAATTAATGATATTCTCGACATCGCTAAAATTGAAGCGGGCAAAATGGAGCTAGAATTGACGGAAATTGAATTAGACGAACTGTTTCACAATGTCGATCATCTAATTCGCACCCAAGCAGAACAAAAAAATTTGAGTTTCCAAATTAAATATCCTGCCACCCTGACTCCAGTGACCATGTACGGCAACTATCAACGCATACTTCAGGTCATCTTAAATCTCGTGGGCAATGCAATTAAATTTACTCGGGAGGGAGGGATTGTAATCAGTGCTGAAGTAAATAATAAAAAAGTTGAATTCCAGGGTCAAGAATTTCTCGGGATGGTGAAAATCAGCGTTGCTGACTCAGGAATTGGGGTTTCTCTGGAAAAGCAAAATAAGCTGTTTGAAAACTTTTATCAAGTGGATGGTTCACGAACTAAATCTTATGGAGGCACTGGGCTAGGATTGGCAATTTCTCAGAAACTTGTGGAGGCAATGGGAGGAACAATTTCTTTTTACAGTATGGGTGAAGGTTTAGGTTCTACTGTAACTTTTACCATTCCCTTGAGTCATTTACCTGTGATTAAAACTGTGCAATCTGAAACGTAA
- the ilvA gene encoding threonine ammonia-lyase, biosynthetic: MKSDYLERILNARVYDVAQESPLEYAPILSARLQNKLLLKREDMQSVFSFKLRGAYNKMAQLPGEVLNQGVIAASAGNHAQGVALAAKQLGTTAIIVMPITTPQVKVDAVKSRGGNVVLHGDTYDDACDYAKQLCQEKGLTFIHPFDDPDVIAGQGTIGMEILRQYQQPIHAIFVAIGGGGLIAGVAAYIKRLRPEIKIIGVEPVDADAMSQSLQAGYRVCLPRVGLFADGVAVREVGAETFRLCQDYVDEIILVDTDDTCAAIKDVFQDTRSILEPAGALAIAGAKAYVERENIQGETLVAIACGANMNFDRLRFVSERAEFGERREAIFAVTIPEERGSFKRFCECIGKRNLTEFNYRISDENKAYIFVGVQIQNRADATEIQAKFETQGFKTIDLTDDELAKMHLRHMVGGRSPLAENELLYRFEFPERPGALMKFLSCMSPNWNISLFHYRNNGADYGRIAVGMQVPPEEMPAWQKFINSLGYRYWDESSNPSYKLFLG, translated from the coding sequence ATGAAATCCGACTATTTAGAGAGGATTCTCAACGCTCGTGTATATGATGTCGCCCAAGAATCCCCTCTAGAATATGCACCAATTTTGTCAGCCAGACTACAAAATAAACTCTTGCTGAAAAGAGAAGATATGCAATCGGTATTTTCTTTCAAATTGCGAGGTGCCTATAACAAAATGGCACAGCTACCTGGTGAAGTCCTTAATCAAGGGGTAATTGCTGCTTCAGCTGGAAATCATGCTCAGGGAGTTGCTTTGGCTGCCAAGCAACTAGGAACAACGGCGATTATTGTGATGCCTATTACTACCCCCCAAGTAAAAGTTGATGCGGTTAAGTCCCGGGGAGGTAATGTTGTCTTACATGGAGATACCTACGATGATGCTTGTGATTATGCCAAACAGTTATGCCAAGAAAAAGGTTTAACTTTTATTCATCCCTTTGATGACCCGGACGTAATTGCCGGACAGGGAACAATCGGCATGGAAATTTTGCGCCAATATCAGCAACCAATTCACGCTATTTTTGTGGCAATTGGTGGTGGTGGTTTAATTGCGGGGGTTGCTGCATATATCAAGCGATTACGTCCTGAAATTAAGATTATTGGTGTTGAACCCGTTGATGCTGATGCTATGTCTCAGTCTTTGCAAGCCGGATATCGGGTCTGTTTGCCCAGAGTGGGTTTATTTGCTGATGGGGTAGCAGTCAGAGAGGTGGGAGCCGAAACTTTTCGTCTCTGTCAGGATTATGTGGACGAAATTATCTTGGTGGATACTGATGATACTTGTGCCGCCATTAAAGATGTATTTCAGGATACTCGTTCTATTCTAGAACCTGCAGGAGCATTGGCGATCGCCGGAGCCAAAGCCTATGTTGAGAGAGAAAATATTCAGGGAGAAACCCTAGTGGCGATCGCTTGTGGTGCCAATATGAACTTTGATCGGCTGCGTTTTGTCTCAGAGAGGGCAGAATTTGGCGAACGCCGGGAGGCAATTTTTGCGGTTACTATTCCTGAAGAACGAGGCAGCTTTAAGCGCTTTTGTGAGTGTATCGGCAAACGCAATCTGACAGAGTTTAACTATCGTATTTCCGACGAGAATAAAGCTTATATTTTTGTGGGAGTACAAATTCAAAATCGCGCTGATGCCACAGAAATTCAAGCTAAATTTGAAACCCAAGGGTTTAAAACTATCGATCTGACTGATGATGAATTGGCTAAAATGCACCTCCGTCACATGGTAGGAGGACGCTCTCCTTTAGCCGAAAACGAATTATTATATCGTTTTGAGTTTCCTGAACGTCCTGGGGCATTGATGAAGTTTCTCAGCTGTATGAGTCCTAATTGGAATATTAGCTTGTTCCACTACCGTAATAATGGTGCGGACTATGGGCGAATTGCGGTGGGAATGCAAGTTCCCCCTGAAGAAATGCCAGCGTGGCAAAAGTTTATTAATTCCCTGGGTTATCGTTACTGGGACGAAAGTTCGAATCCTTCTTATAAGCTATTTTTAGGTTAA
- a CDS encoding carbon dioxide-concentrating mechanism protein CcmK, giving the protein MSQQHAVGVIQTLGFPAILAAADAMLKAGRVTLVYFDKGESGTFVIAIRGPISEVKPAMEAGLITADNTFGGKVITHYTVPNPPDNVVAVLPIEYTTEVEQYRF; this is encoded by the coding sequence ATGTCACAACAACATGCAGTAGGAGTAATTCAAACTCTAGGTTTTCCTGCTATTTTAGCTGCTGCTGATGCGATGTTAAAAGCTGGTCGCGTTACTTTAGTTTATTTTGACAAAGGGGAAAGTGGCACATTTGTAATTGCCATTCGTGGTCCTATTTCGGAAGTAAAGCCTGCTATGGAAGCAGGACTAATTACTGCCGATAACACCTTCGGCGGAAAAGTAATCACTCACTATACTGTGCCTAATCCTCCAGACAATGTAGTTGCTGTTTTACCGATTGAGTACACTACAGAAGTAGAGCAATATCGCTTCTAG
- a CDS encoding carbon dioxide-concentrating mechanism protein CcmK produces the protein MPSQSAVGAIETKGFPGILAAADAMVKAGRVTLVGYIRVGSARFTVNIRGDVSEVKTAMAAGIDAVERAEGATLESWVIIPRPHENVCAVLPIDYTDEVMPYFDRVEGRTLPIAPN, from the coding sequence ATGCCGTCTCAATCTGCGGTAGGAGCGATCGAAACCAAAGGATTTCCAGGGATACTAGCAGCAGCAGATGCTATGGTAAAAGCAGGCAGAGTAACCTTGGTAGGCTACATCCGTGTCGGTAGTGCACGTTTTACCGTTAATATTCGCGGTGATGTTTCTGAAGTTAAAACCGCTATGGCTGCCGGAATAGACGCTGTAGAACGAGCCGAAGGAGCTACCTTGGAATCTTGGGTAATTATTCCTCGTCCTCATGAAAATGTTTGTGCTGTATTACCGATCGACTATACCGATGAAGTAATGCCTTACTTCGACCGAGTAGAAGGAAGAACATTACCCATTGCACCTAACTAA
- a CDS encoding ABC-F family ATP-binding cassette domain-containing protein: protein MLRLEQISKIYTTGEVLKNVTWEVKPGERVGLVGVNGAGKSTQLKIISGEIEATSGEVIRPASLKIAYLTQEFEVEPTRTVYEEFWTVFTEANSLHQDMVQVQHDMEDAEPEELDKLINKLDKLQRKFEALDGYALDAQVEKILPEMGFAAEDGERLVSSFSGGWQMRMSLGKILLQEPDLLLLDEPTNHLDLETIEWLENYLRGINTPMVIVSHDREFLDRLCTKIVETERGISTTYPGNYSAYLQQKAEMRLAQGATYERQQKELAKQQEFIEKFRASATRSTQAKSREKQLEKVELVEAPAANLKSLKFRFPPSPRSGREVVVIEDLVHTYNNDILFLGAELTVERGDRIAILGPNGSGKSTLLHMIMGMEKFDEGKVEIGKHNVIPGYFEQNQAEALDLNKTVMDTIHDEVPDWKNEQVRTLLGQFLFSGDTAFKQVEALSGGEKARLALAKMLLTPANLLLLDEPTNHLDIPAKEMLEEALQNYDGTVVIVSHDRYFISQVANKIVEIRDGELVIYPGDYHYYLDKIAEEKEKARQKAEAELKAAKQAAKRAKQAAKKKQKKAKA, encoded by the coding sequence ATGTTGCGACTCGAACAAATAAGCAAAATTTACACCACGGGCGAGGTTCTAAAAAATGTTACTTGGGAAGTAAAGCCTGGGGAAAGAGTTGGCTTGGTTGGGGTTAATGGTGCAGGAAAATCCACCCAACTAAAAATAATTAGCGGCGAAATTGAGGCTACTTCAGGAGAAGTCATTCGTCCTGCCAGCCTTAAAATTGCCTACCTAACTCAAGAGTTTGAAGTAGAACCAACTCGGACTGTTTACGAAGAATTTTGGACAGTTTTTACGGAAGCAAACTCTCTTCATCAGGACATGGTTCAAGTACAGCACGATATGGAGGATGCTGAACCTGAGGAGTTAGATAAGTTAATTAATAAGCTTGATAAGTTACAGCGTAAGTTTGAAGCCTTGGATGGTTATGCTTTAGATGCCCAAGTAGAGAAAATATTACCAGAGATGGGATTTGCTGCTGAAGATGGAGAGCGACTGGTAAGTTCTTTCAGTGGTGGTTGGCAGATGCGAATGAGTCTCGGTAAAATTCTGTTGCAAGAACCAGATTTATTACTGTTAGATGAGCCAACAAATCACTTAGATTTAGAAACTATTGAGTGGTTAGAAAATTATCTGCGAGGCATTAATACACCAATGGTCATAGTTTCCCATGACCGTGAATTTTTAGATCGTCTCTGTACCAAAATTGTCGAGACAGAACGGGGCATTTCTACTACTTATCCAGGCAATTATTCAGCATATCTACAGCAAAAAGCAGAAATGCGCTTAGCTCAGGGAGCTACTTACGAAAGACAACAAAAAGAATTAGCCAAGCAGCAAGAATTTATTGAAAAGTTTCGTGCCAGTGCCACCCGCAGTACCCAAGCTAAAAGTAGAGAAAAGCAATTAGAGAAAGTCGAATTAGTAGAAGCACCGGCTGCCAACTTAAAAAGTCTTAAATTTCGTTTTCCTCCATCTCCCAGAAGCGGTCGAGAAGTAGTTGTGATTGAAGACTTGGTTCATACCTATAACAACGATATTTTGTTTTTAGGCGCAGAATTGACCGTTGAAAGAGGCGATCGCATTGCGATTTTAGGACCAAATGGTTCAGGAAAATCTACTCTATTGCACATGATCATGGGAATGGAAAAATTTGACGAAGGAAAAGTAGAAATTGGTAAACACAATGTAATTCCTGGCTATTTTGAGCAAAATCAAGCAGAAGCTTTGGATCTAAATAAAACTGTGATGGATACGATTCACGACGAAGTTCCTGACTGGAAAAATGAGCAGGTACGAACTCTCTTGGGTCAGTTTTTATTTAGTGGAGATACGGCTTTCAAACAAGTAGAAGCTTTAAGTGGTGGTGAAAAAGCTCGTTTGGCACTAGCAAAAATGCTGCTCACCCCTGCTAATTTATTGTTGCTGGATGAACCAACTAATCATTTAGATATTCCCGCCAAAGAAATGTTGGAAGAAGCGTTACAAAACTATGATGGGACAGTGGTTATTGTTTCCCACGATCGCTATTTTATTTCCCAAGTCGCCAACAAAATTGTCGAAATTCGGGATGGGGAGTTAGTTATTTACCCAGGAGATTATCACTATTATTTAGATAAAATTGCTGAGGAAAAAGAAAAAGCAAGGCAGAAAGCCGAAGCTGAACTGAAAGCTGCCAAACAAGCTGCTAAAAGAGCCAAACAAGCCGCTAAAAAGAAGCAGAAAAAAGCCAAAGCTTAG
- a CDS encoding response regulator transcription factor, with protein MTRVIIVDDQHTIREFLKINLANQLDIQVVGLADSGSAAIAQIKEHQPDIVLMDIEMPGELDGIAATEIITQEHPGIKILLFTSQDNRQQLDLALKAGARGYVLKNSNVKDIADIIRLTEKGFFQIGPLVGNWSKSPSEESSSDIEAVTHEIATIIPQSAEAQLDSTHSSQINQVLSNLTTGMSQLQKAIQSQENTIVDLTNQYAKVQQEIRTKLLTDNLNKGPWETVRGLNYKSRSISKYLSQSRQNILFISSFFLGVFTVLVLMFLIMTLGSVL; from the coding sequence ATGACTAGAGTTATCATCGTTGACGATCAACATACTATTCGAGAGTTTCTCAAAATTAATTTAGCTAATCAACTAGATATACAAGTAGTTGGTTTAGCTGACAGTGGTTCAGCGGCGATCGCTCAAATCAAAGAACATCAACCTGATATTGTGTTGATGGATATAGAAATGCCTGGAGAACTTGATGGTATAGCAGCAACAGAGATAATTACTCAAGAACATCCTGGGATAAAAATACTTTTGTTTACTAGCCAGGATAATCGACAACAACTCGATCTTGCTCTTAAGGCTGGGGCAAGAGGTTATGTCCTTAAAAACAGCAATGTTAAAGATATCGCCGATATTATTCGTTTAACAGAAAAAGGATTTTTTCAAATTGGACCTTTAGTGGGTAATTGGTCTAAATCACCATCCGAAGAGAGTTCTTCAGACATAGAAGCAGTAACCCATGAAATCGCCACGATTATTCCTCAATCTGCTGAAGCTCAACTTGATTCGACCCATTCATCACAGATAAACCAGGTTCTATCTAATCTAACAACTGGTATGTCGCAATTACAAAAAGCGATTCAATCTCAAGAAAACACAATTGTCGATTTAACTAATCAGTATGCCAAGGTGCAGCAAGAAATTAGAACTAAATTGTTGACAGATAATCTAAATAAGGGTCCTTGGGAGACAGTTAGGGGTCTTAATTATAAATCCCGAAGTATATCCAAATATTTGAGTCAAAGCCGACAAAATATTTTGTTTATTAGTAGCTTTTTTTTAGGAGTATTTACTGTCCTGGTTTTGATGTTTCTGATCATGACACTAGGCTCGGTATTATAA
- the cysC gene encoding adenylyl-sulfate kinase, producing the protein MKQNGVAVWFTGFSGAGKSTIADALTEKLKSEGYQLEVLDGDEIRENLTKDLGFSKEDRDTNIRRIGFVAKLLARNGVIVLVPVISPYRAIREEMRGNIDNFVEVFVNAPLSVCEERDVKGLYKKVRAGEIKQFTGIDDPYEPPTNPEVECRTDLEELSESVDKICNKLKDLNYIYIS; encoded by the coding sequence ATGAAGCAGAATGGAGTAGCTGTTTGGTTCACGGGATTTAGTGGCGCGGGTAAAAGTACCATTGCTGATGCACTCACTGAAAAGCTGAAATCCGAAGGATATCAACTTGAAGTGTTAGATGGTGATGAAATTAGAGAAAACTTAACTAAAGATCTCGGCTTTTCGAAAGAAGATCGCGATACAAATATTCGCCGAATTGGTTTTGTAGCTAAGCTTTTAGCTCGTAATGGCGTAATTGTTTTAGTTCCTGTTATTTCTCCTTATCGTGCGATTAGAGAAGAAATGAGAGGCAATATTGACAACTTTGTCGAGGTTTTTGTCAACGCGCCTTTATCAGTTTGTGAAGAGCGAGATGTTAAAGGTCTTTATAAGAAAGTCAGAGCAGGAGAAATCAAACAGTTTACTGGTATCGATGATCCTTATGAACCACCTACTAATCCAGAAGTCGAATGTCGGACTGATCTTGAAGAATTGTCAGAAAGCGTAGATAAAATATGCAATAAACTCAAAGATTTAAATTACATATATATATCTTAA
- a CDS encoding STAS domain-containing protein, translating into MSSTKIRPQFTTFRPQGFLSAANASEFLERLAVEVKSTVDSALLVDMESVEFMDSAGLMALIKAFRLAESLGLRFGICSLAPSVRIMFELTQLDKAFEIFADQDDFQSTID; encoded by the coding sequence ATGAGCAGCACAAAAATACGTCCGCAGTTTACTACCTTTCGACCCCAAGGATTTCTGAGTGCCGCTAATGCTTCAGAATTTTTAGAGCGCCTGGCTGTTGAAGTAAAATCTACAGTTGATTCTGCTTTACTAGTAGACATGGAATCCGTGGAGTTCATGGATAGTGCAGGATTAATGGCTTTAATCAAGGCGTTTCGTTTAGCAGAAAGTTTGGGTCTTAGGTTCGGAATTTGTTCTTTGGCTCCCTCTGTACGTATTATGTTTGAACTTACCCAATTAGATAAGGCTTTTGAAATTTTCGCCGATCAGGACGATTTTCAGTCAACAATCGATTAG
- the der gene encoding ribosome biogenesis GTPase Der, which yields MKLPIVAVIGRPNVGKSTFVNRLAGDKQAIVHDEPGITRDRTYRPAFWQNRDFQVVDTGGLVFDDDTEFLPMIRQQAMAALVEASVAIFLVDGQLGLTAGDREIAEWLRRQSVPVVLAVNKCESIEQGMSQAAEFWELGLGEPYPISAIHGSGTGELLDELITHLPSVDELVESDEIKVAIIGRPNVGKSSLLNAITGEQRSIVSPISGTTRDAIDMIVTRGDRTYRLIDTAGIRRKKNVNYGAEFFSINRAFKAIRRSDVVLFVIDILDGVTEQDLKLAARIIDEGRATILVLNKWDAVDKDSGTIYEYKKQIMDRLYFMDWAEMIFVSAITGQRISKILDLVDTAAEEHRRRVSTSVINEVLEEAVSWHSPPTNRQGKQGRIYYGTQVSTQPPTIALFVNDPKRFNDNYRRYIDRQFRKQLGFTGTPMQLIWRGKKMRDLERGANKATKVK from the coding sequence ATGAAATTACCTATTGTTGCTGTTATTGGTAGACCCAATGTTGGGAAATCTACCTTTGTTAATCGTTTAGCCGGAGATAAACAGGCGATCGTCCACGATGAACCAGGAATTACTCGCGATCGCACTTATCGTCCAGCATTTTGGCAGAATCGAGATTTTCAGGTGGTAGATACGGGAGGATTGGTTTTTGATGATGATACTGAATTCCTACCAATGATTCGCCAGCAAGCAATGGCAGCTTTGGTCGAGGCTTCTGTCGCCATTTTTTTGGTAGATGGTCAATTAGGTCTCACTGCTGGCGATCGTGAAATTGCTGAGTGGTTACGTCGTCAATCTGTTCCTGTTGTTTTAGCAGTTAATAAATGTGAATCGATAGAACAGGGTATGAGCCAGGCAGCCGAATTTTGGGAATTGGGTTTAGGTGAGCCTTACCCAATTTCAGCAATTCATGGTAGTGGCACTGGAGAACTACTAGATGAACTAATTACCCATTTGCCTTCAGTAGATGAACTAGTAGAGAGTGACGAAATCAAGGTAGCGATTATTGGTCGTCCTAACGTTGGCAAGTCTAGCTTACTCAATGCCATAACTGGGGAACAGCGTTCAATTGTTAGTCCAATTTCTGGCACAACTAGAGATGCGATCGATATGATAGTCACCCGTGGAGATCGAACCTATCGTCTGATTGATACAGCAGGTATCCGTCGCAAGAAAAATGTCAATTACGGCGCAGAGTTTTTTAGCATTAATCGAGCATTTAAAGCCATACGACGTTCTGATGTGGTACTGTTTGTGATTGATATTCTTGACGGTGTTACAGAGCAAGATTTAAAACTAGCAGCACGCATTATTGATGAAGGTAGAGCAACTATTTTAGTCTTAAATAAATGGGATGCAGTAGATAAAGACTCTGGCACAATCTATGAATACAAAAAGCAGATTATGGATCGCTTATACTTTATGGATTGGGCAGAAATGATCTTTGTCAGTGCTATTACTGGTCAAAGAATTTCCAAAATATTAGATTTAGTAGATACTGCCGCTGAAGAACATCGCCGTCGCGTTAGCACCTCAGTAATTAACGAAGTATTAGAAGAAGCTGTTAGCTGGCATTCACCACCGACAAATCGTCAGGGGAAACAAGGCAGAATTTACTATGGAACTCAAGTAAGTACTCAACCACCAACTATTGCTTTATTTGTCAACGACCCAAAACGATTCAATGATAACTATCGTCGTTATATAGATCGTCAATTTCGTAAGCAGCTAGGTTTTACCGGCACACCCATGCAGCTAATTTGGCGCGGTAAGAAAATGCGAGATTTGGAACGAGGAGCTAATAAAGCAACTAAAGTTAAATAA
- a CDS encoding serpin family protein → MNRNTILGTLGVSLLLILIWLVSQEEAGSLHSTKNNNNFAPSKLIVSQTDMATKTNQIVSANNSFGFNLFSQIQTRQPTENVMISPSSIALALAMTRNGTSGETLREMTEVLQFNQLETKTIDASYSKLIETLKTADSDVQLAIANSLWVNQNIALKKEFIDNAKNFYQAEVANLNFANSTAKNTINKWVAQNTANKIPGIIDSTSPQDALYLINAIYFKGSWTNKFDPNSTTEQSFQINPNVSIPKMMMSQTGNYRYYANEQFQAVRLPYGKKEELSMYIFLPRETNNLEQFNQQLTLDNWQEWLSQMRSQQGNITIPRFKLEYETELKNILASLGLKKMFDPSQAEFSPLTDTPVAVDEVKHKTLIEVNEEGTEAAGVTSIGIRITSATPEAQPFTMNVNRPFFFAIRDDVTETVLFMGNIVEPG, encoded by the coding sequence ATGAACCGTAATACTATTTTGGGAACTCTTGGGGTTAGCTTACTTCTAATTTTAATTTGGCTCGTTTCTCAAGAAGAAGCTGGTTCTTTACATTCAACTAAAAATAATAATAACTTTGCACCCAGCAAGTTAATTGTCTCCCAAACGGATATGGCAACCAAAACAAATCAAATAGTTAGCGCGAACAATAGTTTTGGGTTTAATTTGTTCTCACAGATTCAGACCCGACAACCCACAGAAAATGTAATGATCTCTCCCAGTAGTATTGCCCTTGCTTTGGCTATGACTCGCAATGGTACTAGTGGCGAAACTCTTAGGGAGATGACTGAAGTTTTGCAGTTCAACCAATTAGAAACTAAGACTATTGACGCTAGTTACTCAAAACTGATTGAAACTCTAAAAACTGCTGACTCTGATGTTCAACTGGCGATCGCTAACTCACTTTGGGTAAACCAAAATATCGCTTTAAAAAAAGAATTCATTGACAATGCCAAGAACTTTTATCAAGCGGAAGTAGCCAATTTAAACTTTGCGAATTCCACAGCCAAAAATACCATTAATAAATGGGTTGCTCAAAATACTGCCAATAAGATTCCTGGTATTATTGATTCTACTTCCCCACAAGATGCCCTGTATTTAATTAACGCTATTTACTTTAAAGGTAGCTGGACTAATAAATTTGATCCCAACTCCACCACAGAACAATCTTTCCAGATCAATCCCAACGTCTCCATCCCGAAAATGATGATGAGTCAAACTGGGAACTATCGCTACTATGCTAATGAACAGTTTCAGGCGGTGAGACTGCCCTATGGAAAGAAAGAAGAATTAAGTATGTATATTTTTCTTCCTAGAGAAACCAATAACTTAGAACAATTTAATCAACAGTTAACGCTGGATAATTGGCAAGAATGGCTCAGTCAAATGCGATCGCAACAGGGAAATATTACTATTCCCCGTTTTAAGCTGGAATATGAAACTGAACTCAAAAATATCTTAGCTAGTTTAGGCCTGAAAAAGATGTTTGATCCTTCTCAGGCAGAATTTTCCCCCCTGACTGATACTCCCGTCGCTGTAGACGAAGTTAAACATAAAACCTTAATTGAAGTTAATGAAGAAGGCACAGAAGCCGCTGGAGTTACCTCTATTGGTATTCGCATCACATCCGCCACTCCAGAAGCACAACCATTTACTATGAATGTCAATCGTCCTTTCTTTTTTGCGATTAGGGATGATGTCACAGAAACAGTACTCTTTATGGGCAATATTGTAGAACCTGGTTG